A region from the Gemmatimonadaceae bacterium genome encodes:
- a CDS encoding HNH endonuclease produces MAMAPPRPCTHPRCPQLIPAGQQCPDHPRPTAQQRGYTHEWTGYAVAWLVRFPWCGQRHDGQFYAEHSRCVQHGKRTLARVVDHIRSLVSGGARMDPKNHQSLCRSCNTLKG; encoded by the coding sequence ATGGCGATGGCCCCGCCGCGCCCCTGCACGCATCCTCGCTGCCCGCAGCTGATTCCCGCCGGCCAGCAGTGTCCCGATCATCCGCGTCCGACCGCCCAGCAACGTGGCTACACCCACGAGTGGACAGGGTACGCCGTCGCCTGGCTCGTCCGCTTTCCCTGGTGTGGCCAACGCCACGACGGCCAGTTCTATGCCGAGCACAGTCGCTGCGTGCAGCACGGGAAGCGTACGCTCGCGCGCGTCGTCGATCACATCCGCTCGCTCGTGAGCGGCGGGGCGCGCATGGACCCGAAGAATCACCAAAGTTTGTGCCGATCCTGCAACACCCTCAAAGGTTGA